AATGAGGGTGATGGTGTAGTTCGTTCCGCGCCGCGTGTACAAAACGGTGGATTGAGATCCCCTGAAGTGAAACCTCAGGCTGAATCGCCTAAAAGCAATAGTGGTTTACGGAACGACCGTTCGGAAATCCGAAATTCCGCACCCCAAAGACGGATAGAAAATAACTCCCCAAGTCCGCGTAATCAGACTCCGGGACTCAGAACTCCGGCCGCTTCGGCAAGAACGTCCGGACAGCGACTTACCTCGCGGTAATTTTAGGTTTTAGTTAAATGTTGATGTGTTTGAGAGCAGTTGCGAAAGTAGCTGCTCTTTTTTTATTCGTAGCAAATTCAACATTTTATAAAGTGTTCTGGTTCTAGGATTTTGTACAACCTTTAAAAATTAACAAACTTTATAGATGTTGAATTTTAACTAAAGATCAGCATAATTATCAAAACACCAGATTACCAATAATAAATTATATAAAATGAAAAAATTAGTATTAAGTGCGGCTTTCCTGATTGTAGGAACTTTCGCAATGGCACAGCAAACTCCAATGATGCAGAAAAAAGATCCTGCACAAATGGAACAGAAAAGAGCTGAAAAATTAAAAGCAATGCAAACTGAATATCAGCTTTCCGACGCTCAGGTTGCACAGATCAAAGCGCTTCAGGACCGTAAAATGGCTGAACGCAAACAAAACGCACCACAGGTACAGGCCGAAAGAAAAGCAAAAATGGAGGCGATGAAAGCCAAAAGAGAGCAGATGAATACCGAAATGCGACAAATCCTCACCCCTGCGCAGTACCAGAAATGGGAAGCTAAAAAGCAGGAACAGATGAAAAATAAGCAGGCGAACATGCGTCAGATGAAAAAGATGCCTGCGAAGAACTAAGCTCAGGTTTTAATTTTTTTAGTAAGCGGAAATTTTTGTATCCGCTTTTTTTGTGCGGCATTTTTTAATTAATTATATTTGAAAAAAGCTGAATTATGATAAGTCCAAAAATCACCCAATTAATAAACAGTCAGATTGCCAATGAGCAATACGCCGCACAATATTACCTGTCGATGTCCGCATGGTTTTATGCGAAAGATCTAGATGGAATTGCAAACTATTTTCGTGTACAAAGCAAGGAAGAAATGATGCATGCCGATAAGATGTTTGATTACCTCGTGGATGTAGGTGCAGAAATTGTTGTGGGGGAGATTGCAAAGCCGCCGCATGAGTTCGGGGATGCAAAAGAAATCTTCGAAAGAGCATTCGAACATGAAAAAATTGTTACAAAAAGCATCTTCAATATCCTGAAAAACGCCAACGATGAAGGCGATTTTGCCACCGTCTCTTTCCTGCAGTGGTTTGTAAACGAGCAGGTAGAGGAAGAAGCAAACGCGTCGCAGCTCGTAACCAAAATAAAAATGGTAAGTGAAAATCCTTCAGCCCTGTACCTTTTCGATCAGGAACTTGGGAAAAGAGTTTTTACGGAAGGAGCCGAGTAAATCCCGGACAAAGCAAATTATTAAAAAGCAGTAACCCTTAGGATTACTGCTTTTTCGTTTGTTTAAAGTATTCAATTCCACACGTCAGGAAGCTCTTGAAATCTTCTTTGCTCATATAACCCGAAACCGGAGTATTAATTACTTTGCCATCCGGAGACAGCAACACATAATGTGGCTGAGAATTGTTGTTGAAATTAATCTGTTGGAACAGGCTCCATTTATCACCAATCGTCTTGATTTTTTTCTTCTGGCCGTTGCCCATGTCCACTGAGGTTTGCTCACTTTCGGGCAGTGCCTCGCGGTCATCAACATACAGTGAAGCCAGAACGATGTCGTTTTGCAGAATCGGTAAAATATCGGGTTCGCTCCAGACGAATTCTTCCATTTTACGGCAGTTTTCGCAGCCGTAACCTGTAAAGTCCACGAGCAAAGGCTTGTTTTCTTTCTTCGCGATCTCGAGGGCTTCGAAATAATCATGCGAAGGATGCATGCCCAAAATTCCGTCTTCGGCTTTATGCAGATAACTAACATTAATCGGAGGCAGAATTCCGCTCAGATGCTGAAGTTTGGGGCGTTCTCCGGGTATTAAACCCTGAAGCAGATAGATGATGAAACCAATGCCAAGGAAACCGATAATCTTTCTTGTCAGTGAGATCGTTGGTTTTTTGTCATCATGCGGGAAGCGTATTTTGCCGAACAGATAAAGCACAAGTCCTAATGCGATTAAAATCCAAAGTGCGATGAAAAGTTCTCTTTTCAGGAAGAAAGTCTTGGAAACAAGATCAGCTTTCGAAAGGAATTTCAATGCCAGTCCGAGTTCAATAAATCCTAAAACAACCTTCACCGTGTTCATCCAACCGCCGGATTTTGGCAAACTTTGCAGCGCCTGTGGAAATAAAGCCAACAGTCCGAATACAATCGCCCAGCTCAACCCAAATCCTGCCAGCGCGAAAGTTAGCAGCATCGGAACGTTGGCCGAACCTGTAACTGCGCTTCCCAAAAGGCTTCCGAGGATCGGGCCGGTACATGAAAACGAAACAATTACCAGCGTAAGTGCCATAAAGAAAATACCAATAACGCCGCCCGCATCCTCCGCTTTGGATGATTTGTTGGCGATGGAACTTGGCAGCGTAATGTCGTAGTACCCGAAGAAACTTCCTGCAAAAAACAGAAATATCAGAAAGAACGTCACGTTCAGCCACACACTCGTTGAAATTTGGTTGAAGATATTTCCGGCAATACCGTCAATAATGTGAAACGGGATACTCAGCAATACAAAAATAAGCAGGATAAAAAATCCGTACATTATCGCGTCGCGCTTACCTTTTGATTTGTTGAATGAACCTTTGGTAAAAAATGATACCGTGAGCGGAATCATAGGAAACACACACGGCGTAAGCAATGCGATGAGTCCTCCAAAAAAGCCGAGAAGCAGGTACGTCCAGAAATTCTCGCTGTTAGATTGTGTTTCGAGGCCACAATCTGTTAATGGATTTGCGAAATCAATTGTAGAAACTTTGAGGCCTTCCTGTTTTTCCGCGGTTATCGAAGGTGCAACATTTAGTACAGTATCGCTTTCAGTCGCTACAGCAGAATCTGTTACTGCAGTCGTTTTTAAAACCTCTTCTTCCGGTTCAATTACAGAGGCGCCGGTTGCGGTGGGTGTAATTTTTTGCTCAAACTCCAAAGTGTTGGGTGCGAGACAGATACGGTCGTCGCAGGTCATGTATGTGATTTCAGCAACGACATTCGCAGGTACTGAACCGTTTTTGAGCTTGAATTTCTGTTTGAACTGCGCACGATTCTCATAATACACAATCTGCACGCCGAAAGCTTCTGAAAACTCGTCCTTTTTTTTGCCAACTTCCATCACACCGCCAATCAGTTGCAGGCCTTCTTTTGACCTCACAATCATTTCGGTTGGAATGCCGGAATCGGGCGGAAGATCTTTCGAGTAAATCTTCCAGTTGCTGTCAATGGTTGCTGTTAAAACCGCCTCATATTCGTTATTTGGCAGTGCATTGATGTTATATTTAAATTTAACCGGGTTTTTTATCTGGGCTGTAAACCCCTGAAACAAAAACAGGATACAGAATAAGAAGAAGGATTTGAATTTCATTATATATTTTATTGTAAACGTGGCAATTTCACCACTTTAAAAATGAACCGATATGATGTTTTTTGCATTGTGATCAGCCGCAAAGCGTCGGTCCTGGCGAATCGGAATTACACCTAAAATGTTGTCGTCCCCATCGCACATGAGCCACATTTTGCGCTGTGCAAAAATAGGGATTTTTTCATCCTTAAAAAACTTCGCCACTTTTTTGCTGCCTGCCATGCCCACCGGGAAAAAAACATCTCCTGCGAGCCTGTGCCTTAATTTAAGCGGAAACTGAAGCTGATCAGCGTCAAATTCCCATGAAAAATCGGGTTGGGGCAGGATTTCTGCCGGTAAAAAAGTCCGCAGCGATATTGAAGCGGGATTTTTCAGCGCATCAGAAGTAATTATTATTTTTTTTGGCTCAAATTCCTGACTGTCTATTGCATTTAAAATAAGGTGGTTACGGTCGACGGTCAGTATGTAATCAGCAGATTTAAAACACTTTCCTTTTTCTGCGGCGACAATTTTCTGGACCTCCGTCGCGCTGTCGAAACCCAATTTTCTTAAGATTTCGAATTTTACAAAGTCGCTTTGTTGTCCGAATTTTTCCCTGTCGATCAGGATGGAGTCATCGCTGTGCGAAATTATTTCATCTTCAACCGCGCTAATCTGCTCATGAATGAAATCTTTCGCCTGATCCAAATAATGAATGGTCCTCGAAAAATTGGGCAGAAATCCAGTGTTGGTTTCTAATAATCTGTGCGCAATCTCATTACGGATGAAATTCCTTAAATAGTCGTTTTTGCTGTTGCTTACGTCTTCGCCGAATTGAATTGAACGTTGCGCAGCAAAATCGTAGATGTCGTTTTTAGTGAAGTTTAGAAGCGGCCTCAGTATTCCGTTTTCGTTTGATGGAATCCCACTTAATCCATTTAGTCCCGAAGCGCGTGAAAGGTTAATGATAAACGTTTCAAGCTGGTCGTTCAGATGATGTGCAGTTACGATATACTGCAGATCGGACTGTATCTGAATCTTTCTGAAAAACCCGTAACGCAGTTCGCGGGCCCACAACTGTACTGAATTTGCGGGTTTTCCATCGTGATCGCCCACTTCGTAAACATGCAGTGTAAGATGATGTTTTGCACAGAATTCTTCAACAATTCTCTGATCAGCGTCGGAATCTACGCCACGCAACCTATAATTAACATGCGCCACTTCAAATTCCAGGTTTGAATGACTGAACAGGTAAAGCAACACCATTGAATCTACACCGCCACTTACTGCAAGAAGATAGCGCGCACTTTCAGGGTCGGGTTTAAGGTTCAGCAATTGAGCGTCGAAAGTGGCTTGTGTAAGCATGTTTTAAGGAATATTTGGCAAAGATAATTCTTCCGTTTAGAATGAATTTTCTATTTTTGGCTGAATTAAAAGAAATTCTTATGAGAACAGGAAAAATTTTTGCCATTGTGGTCATGGCTCTTACGATGACATCGTGTGTGAGTAGGAAACAGTTTGACGCCTTAAACGAAAACTATAACCAGTGCATTACCAATATCGGTGAAAGACAGCGCGAAATACAGGATCTGAAGTCTGTAAATTCAGGCTTAACCAGCGAAAATAATTTGCTGAAGAGCCAGAACGACGCCCTGAAATCTTCGCTCGACGCCTGCTTATCCAACACCGGAAAAGGCTCAGCCAACATCGACAAACTCATTGGCGAGATCAATTCTTCCAACAAGTACATTCAGCAGCTTATTTCTACAAACGCCAAAAACGACAGTCTGAACCTTGCACTTTCTAATAAACTGAAAAGATCTCTCGATAATATCGCGGATGACGACGTTCAGGTAAAAGTGCTGAAAGGAGTGGTGATGATCTCACTTTCAGATAAAATGCTCTACAAAACAGGAGATTACAACGTGATGCCGGCCGCACAGGAGGTTTTGGGTAAAGTGGCACAAGTAATTAACGATTATGACACGTATTCTGTATTGATCGAAGGTAACACAGATAATGTTCCTTTAAGCTCCGCAAACCTGCCTAAAGATAACTGGGATTTATCAGCGTTGCGTGCAACTTCAATGGCGAAGATCCTTCAGACTAAGTTCGGTGTGAATCCTGCCAGAATTACTGCAGGAGGACGAAGCGAATACAATCCTAAAACGACCAATGCTTCCGTTTCGGGCAGAGCGGAAAACAGACGTACCGAAATTATCATCATGCCTAAACTTGATGAATTCATGAAGTTGATGGATATTGCTCCGGTGAAAAACTAAGCAAATTATTTTCAAACAGTTCTATAGCGCTGTTAGAACTTCAGGTTCTAACAGCGCTTTTTAAATTAAAATATAATAACGATGAGCTTTTTCGAAGAAAACTGCCAGGAGATGGATCGCTATCTTGAAAACCACGCTTCTGCAGAACCGGATATTCTTAAGAGACTGAGGAGAGAAACCTATCAGAAAACTACACAGCCTCACATGATCTCGGGTTATCAGCAGGGCAGGTTGCTTACGATTATCTCGAAAATGCTGCAGCCGCGCAACATCCTCGAGATCGGTACTTTTACGGGTTACGCCACATTATGTCTAGCCGAAGGGCTTGCCACCGACGGGAAGATTACCACACTCGATATCAACGAAGAATTGGCCTATCTGCCGCGGAAGTATTTTGCAGAAAGCGAATTTTCGCAGCAGATCTATTTCAAACTCGAAGATGCAAAACAATATTTGGTTAAAACCGATGAGATTTTCGACCTCGTATTCATCGATGCTGACAAAGAAAATTACGTTGAATATTTCAAATTAATCGAACCGAAGTTGAAATCGGGTTCGGTCGTTATGTTTGATAATGTGTTGTGGTACGGCAAAGTGCTGGAAGACAGTCCGAAACAGAAATCCACTCAAAAAATTAAAGAACTCAACGATTTGGTAGCGGCTCATTACGATTTTGAAAATCTTATTTTACCTTTGCGCGACGGGGTAAATTTAATCCGGAAAAAATAGTTTCAGCGTATGGAAAAAGCGGTTTGCAGTGTTTCGGTAGCACCTTTGAGGGCAGAAAACAGCCATCGGTCGGAAATGGTTTCGCAGCTGCTGTACGGTGAAACCGTTGAAATTCTTGAAACGGCCGCAAACTTCACGAAGATCCGGATGGATTATGATCAGTATGAAGGTTGGGTAGATTCCAAACAGATTAAATCCGTTGACGCTACACACCGGAAAACTACTGTTCTTAAGCGTCCGTTTGATACAGCGTCTTTTCCGGAAGGCAATATTTTGTTGTCAATAGGCAGCGAATATGAAGTTTCTGATCTCATAGAAAGTTCAACTCCGTGTGAAAAGTTGATTGATACCGCATTATTATTCCTGAATGTTCCTTATCTGTGGAGTGGCAGAAGTTTTTTCGGCATTGATTGCAGCGGTTTTGTGCAGCTCGTGTATAAAGTTCACGGTTTCAAGTTGCCGCGGGACGCTTATCAGCAGGCCGAACATGGCACTGTGCTTGATTTTATTGAAGAAAGTGAACCCGGCGATCTGGCTTTCTTCGATGACAGTGAAGGCAAAATTGTGCATGTAGGTATCATGTTAGCCGATCAGCAGATCATCCATGCCTATGGAAAGGTACGCATCGATACGCTGGATTCTCTTGGATTATTCAATAAAGACCTTAACAGGCATACCCACAAACTGCGCTTCGTGAAAAGAATGCAGCGCGATTAAAAATAATAGTTGTGAAATATGTTTCTCTGATTTTACGCATTATTTCATTTATAATCCTGATCAGCGTCTGGGCTTATACCGCATTGAACTTTGAGCATTTGCCAGATCAGATTCCTGTTCATTACGATTTTTCGGGTTCACCCGACCGCTATGGTTCGCGCCACTCAATTTGGTTGCTGTTATCCATCAATACCGGCGTTTTTATCTTCCTGAATTATCTGTTCCGAAATACCGATTCGGGTTTGCTTAATATTCCGGATAATATTCGCCAGAATAAATCTTTAACTCAGCTGATTGTCTCTATTTTAATGATTTTGGTGGTTACGCTTTTCGCCGTAATTGCATTTGAAAGCATCCAGGCCGGCCTCGGAAAAGCTGAAGGGTTAAGTTCTGCGATCAGTTATCTGCTCGGATTTTGTTTGTTGCTTGTTGTGGCGATCTTAATTTATTCGGCAAGAATCGGGAAAAACCACGCCGGCTAACTTTTAAAGAAAATACTGTTGAAAACCATTTACAACATATTCGTCAGCCTGTTGATCTCCGCAATGAGGGTCGGTGCGCTTTTCAATTATAAACTGAAAAAAGGGCTGGCGGGCCGCAGGCAAAGCTGTGATGTAGTGAAATCTGTTTTTGCGCCCGATGACCGCGTGATCTGGATGCATGCCGCAAGCCTCGGCGAATATGAACAGGGTTTGCCGGTGCTGGAAAAACTCAAAGAAAAATTTCCCGATTACAAAATCCTGATTACATTTTTTTCGCCTTCAGGCTACGATAATGTAATCCATAAAAAACATATTGCCGATGCGGTTTGTTATCTGCCATTCGATACTGAACGGTGGATCAGTGATTTTACCGGTAATTTTAAAACAGAAATATTCATAACCGTTAAATATGAATTTTGGTACAATCTGATGGCAAGTTTAAAGCTGCAAGGAGCGAAAATCTACGTAATTTCTGCGCTTTTTTATGAAACTCAGATATTCTTTAAGGCCTATGGAAGTTGGTTTGCCGGCCAATTGAATAAGAATGTTGACTGGTTTTTTCACCAGACGCTGCATTCAACCGCGCTTGCAAAAGGAATTGGATTAAAGAATTCTTCCACTGCCGGCGATACGCGCTTCGACAGAGTTAAAAAGCTGCAGCAGCGCGATAATCATGTAGATTTCATTGATGAATTTAAGCAGAACAGCAAAACCCTTGTATTCGGAAGTTCGTGGGAATCTGAGGAAAGGCTTGCCGAGATCATCGTATCTAAAAACCGTGATGTAAAAATTATCATCGCGCCACACGATTTAAAAAGAGTGCCGAATCTAAGGCAGATTTTTCCGGCTTCCATCCTTTATTCTCAACTGAAAAGCGCTGAAATCGTGCAGCATTCGAATGCGCAGGTTTTGATCATCGACTGCATCGGACTGCTTTCCAAACTTTATTCCTATGCCGATATCGCGATAGTTGGCGGCGGTTTTCATACAAAAGGCCTGCACAACATCCTCGAAGCCGCTGTATTTGGCATTCCTGTATTTTTTGGTAATCTGTATCAAAAGAATCCTGAAGCGGACGGACTTATTGCTGCGCAAGGCGCCAAATGTTTCGAAGATGAATTTTTCGCTGCACCTTATTTGCTCGGGTTGTTGGTGAATGATGAACTCCGCCTGCAGATGGGCCGCAATGCCGCACAATATATCAGTTCTCAGCCGGACGCGACTAAGACGATTGTAAACAAAATTATTTCAGGAATCCCTGGCTCTTAATCTCTTTCTGTATCAGCGCTATATGTTCGGGTATTTCGCTCGGCGAAAGCCAGTTGAGATCGAGACCGTGAAGCAGTGCTAGTTTTTCAAATTCGTGGTTTTTCAGGATGAGATCATACAGCTTTTCGAAACCATCCTGAATTTCAAGAAAATAATCTTCATCCAGTTTCTGCGTCTGAATAAGTATTTTAAAGATTTTATTCAGCAGGTACATATAAAGCTTGTACCCATCGCGGAAGTGATCAGTTTTGCTTAATATTTCGGTGACGAGCATCAAATTTAAAGATACATCGCCGAGTTTATCTGTCGTTATTTTTACATGCTCGGTAATCTTCGCACTTATCTTACGGATGAGCACGAGGAAATATTTTGGATTTCGGAGGTGTTTTGCGGCAGCTGCAACTTCGTCCGAAATTAAAACCTCCATCTGCGCCCTTTTATCGTCTTCATTTTCCGGATCGATGAGTTCAAAATACAGTTTTTTCGAGAGAATTTTATCTTTTTTAAGCAGCCTGAAAATCAGTTTGTCTTTTTCTGTACCCGAAAATTCGCTCAGTGCTTTCTTAAATTCTTTGCTGTATTCCATCAGTTAAAAACTTTTGAGTATTTCATGAAGCCGTTCATAGCCCATATTGTTGTATAATAGAGTGATTTCAAGGTTGAAAATTTCATATAATCTTTATAAACGAGATATTGGTCTTTGATGATATTGGTCTTCCGGCGCGAAATTCCGGCGGAATGCATCCTGTATTTGGCGAGCGTTCTCGGTAATGGTTTTCCTGATCTTATCTTTTTTAATAAATTAAGCCACATCACGTGGTCTTCGCGCTTGCTGCCCACCGGAAAAAACTCAATCCCAACTCTTTGCGAATCGTATATTGAGCTTAATAAGGAAAGGCGGCAGGTTTTGAGAAGGTTTTCAAAATTTACTTCTTTATCCGCTTTGAAATCCTGAATCCTCGGGTGTAAATTTCCGTCGCAGCGCGCATAGCCCGAATAAACCAGTTCGGTATTCTCCGATTTCATAAAAGTCAGCATTTCCTCAAGGAAATTTGGTTCCCACCAGTCATCTGCGTCGAGAAAAGTAATGTATCTTCCTGAAGCTTTTGCCAACGATAAATTTCGCGCATAGCCCGCGCCGCCATTTTTTTCGGCGACGGTAAGGATGATCCGCGGGTCTGCATAGCTTTTAATAATCTCAATTGAGTGGTCGGTTGAACGGTCATCAGAAATCAACCATTCAAAATCGGTAAAGCTTTGGTTCAGAACGCTTTCGATGGTTTGGGGCAAAAATTCAGCGGAATTGTATACAGGCGTGATGATCGAGATTTGGGGCATGCATTTGTGTTTATACAAAGATATTAATATGGTACACTTTATAAGTATCTATGGCATAATACTTGAGAACGCAATAAACATAACAATTACATATATTAGTACTATGAAAACAAAAATCAATGGATTATTCAATGCAAAACAGTTGCAAGTAGTACTTAAACTGCCGTTTTTACTGCTATTACTTGCGTTTACACTGGTGGCCTGCAGAGACAACGAAAACGAAGACAGGCCTGAATCTGACTTGTTCGGTTTGTGGCAGCCTTACAAAATGACGCAGACTGCAACGCTGAGCACCAGTCCTTACAGTGTTTCAACCGAATATTCAATCTGTGAGCAAAAAGGACGTATTCTTTTCACGGACGATGGATTGGGTAATGCAAAAACCTACTCCGAAGCAAACGGGCCATGCATTTTGCAGGATGACAGCAACTTTACCTACACGTACGATGCACTTACCAACACTCTGGTAATTACGAGCGCCAATGGAACTTCCCAGACTGGTTCAATTAAAGAACTCTCGGAAAGTAATCTGGTTTACGAGTTGGTTGGATCGTACGACTTTCAGGGAGAACAGAATGTAACCGTTACAACAACAGTAACCGCGCGTAAAACAAAAGATTAAACCTCTAACGCTAAAACCGAATACGGCTCAGCATAAATCCTCACTTTCCGTAAGTGAGGATTTCTCGTGGTAAAATCTTATTTTTGCCTCTTACAATTGCTCCAGAAGCGGGCAAATTCGTCGTAAGGCGACTAACAAGCAATAATATTTTTTTTAAATGTTCTACGACCATCAATCGATCGAAAAAAAGTGGCAGAAATTCTGGAAAGAAAACCAGACTTTTAAAACTGAAGACAACACCCAAAAGCCTAAATATTACGTCCTCGATATGTTTCCGTATCCTTCGGGAGCCGGTCTGCACGTCGGGCATCCACTGGGCTACATTGCATCGGATATTTATGCAAGGTATAAAAGACATGAGGGTTACAACGTGCTTCATCCGGTAGGTTACGACAGCTTTGGGCTTCCGGCGGAGCAGTATGCCATTCAAACCGGCACACATCCCGCGATTACTACAGAACAGAACATCACAAGATATGAAGAACAGCTTCGGAAGATTGGTTTTTCGTTCGACTGGAGCCGCGAAGTAAGGACTTCCGATTCCTCTTATTATAAGTGGACACAATGGATTTTTATTGAACTTTTCAATTCGTGGTACAATAAAGCTGAAGATAAAGCTGAGCCCATTACAACTCTGATTGAATATTTTGCAAAAAATGGCTCCGCAGAATTGTCAGCTGCGCAGAATGATGAACTGAATTTTTCTGCAGAAGAATGGAATAATGCTTGCGAACTTGATCAGCAGGATATTCTTTTGAACTACCGCCTGGCTTTTCGCGCTGAAACTACCGTAAACTGGTGCCCGGGATTAGGAACAGTTCTGGCAAATGATGAAGTGAAAGACGGTAAATCCGAACGTGGCGGC
This window of the Flavobacteriaceae bacterium 3519-10 genome carries:
- a CDS encoding ferritin; this translates as MISPKITQLINSQIANEQYAAQYYLSMSAWFYAKDLDGIANYFRVQSKEEMMHADKMFDYLVDVGAEIVVGEIAKPPHEFGDAKEIFERAFEHEKIVTKSIFNILKNANDEGDFATVSFLQWFVNEQVEEEANASQLVTKIKMVSENPSALYLFDQELGKRVFTEGAE
- a CDS encoding Cytochrome c-type biogenesis protein DsbD, protein-disulfide reductase, which translates into the protein MKFKSFFLFCILFLFQGFTAQIKNPVKFKYNINALPNNEYEAVLTATIDSNWKIYSKDLPPDSGIPTEMIVRSKEGLQLIGGVMEVGKKKDEFSEAFGVQIVYYENRAQFKQKFKLKNGSVPANVVAEITYMTCDDRICLAPNTLEFEQKITPTATGASVIEPEEEVLKTTAVTDSAVATESDTVLNVAPSITAEKQEGLKVSTIDFANPLTDCGLETQSNSENFWTYLLLGFFGGLIALLTPCVFPMIPLTVSFFTKGSFNKSKGKRDAIMYGFFILLIFVLLSIPFHIIDGIAGNIFNQISTSVWLNVTFFLIFLFFAGSFFGYYDITLPSSIANKSSKAEDAGGVIGIFFMALTLVIVSFSCTGPILGSLLGSAVTGSANVPMLLTFALAGFGLSWAIVFGLLALFPQALQSLPKSGGWMNTVKVVLGFIELGLALKFLSKADLVSKTFFLKRELFIALWILIALGLVLYLFGKIRFPHDDKKPTISLTRKIIGFLGIGFIIYLLQGLIPGERPKLQHLSGILPPINVSYLHKAEDGILGMHPSHDYFEALEIAKKENKPLLVDFTGYGCENCRKMEEFVWSEPDILPILQNDIVLASLYVDDREALPESEQTSVDMGNGQKKKIKTIGDKWSLFQQINFNNNSQPHYVLLSPDGKVINTPVSGYMSKEDFKSFLTCGIEYFKQTKKQ
- a CDS encoding putative flagellar motor protein MotB; the encoded protein is MAKIILPFRMNFLFLAELKEILMRTGKIFAIVVMALTMTSCVSRKQFDALNENYNQCITNIGERQREIQDLKSVNSGLTSENNLLKSQNDALKSSLDACLSNTGKGSANIDKLIGEINSSNKYIQQLISTNAKNDSLNLALSNKLKRSLDNIADDDVQVKVLKGVVMISLSDKMLYKTGDYNVMPAAQEVLGKVAQVINDYDTYSVLIEGNTDNVPLSSANLPKDNWDLSALRATSMAKILQTKFGVNPARITAGGRSEYNPKTTNASVSGRAENRRTEIIIMPKLDEFMKLMDIAPVKN
- a CDS encoding NLP/P60 protein, giving the protein MEKAVCSVSVAPLRAENSHRSEMVSQLLYGETVEILETAANFTKIRMDYDQYEGWVDSKQIKSVDATHRKTTVLKRPFDTASFPEGNILLSIGSEYEVSDLIESSTPCEKLIDTALLFLNVPYLWSGRSFFGIDCSGFVQLVYKVHGFKLPRDAYQQAEHGTVLDFIEESEPGDLAFFDDSEGKIVHVGIMLADQQIIHAYGKVRIDTLDSLGLFNKDLNRHTHKLRFVKRMQRD
- a CDS encoding tRNA(Ile)-lysidine synthetase, with product MLTQATFDAQLLNLKPDPESARYLLAVSGGVDSMVLLYLFSHSNLEFEVAHVNYRLRGVDSDADQRIVEEFCAKHHLTLHVYEVGDHDGKPANSVQLWARELRYGFFRKIQIQSDLQYIVTAHHLNDQLETFIINLSRASGLNGLSGIPSNENGILRPLLNFTKNDIYDFAAQRSIQFGEDVSNSKNDYLRNFIRNEIAHRLLETNTGFLPNFSRTIHYLDQAKDFIHEQISAVEDEIISHSDDSILIDREKFGQQSDFVKFEILRKLGFDSATEVQKIVAAEKGKCFKSADYILTVDRNHLILNAIDSQEFEPKKIIITSDALKNPASISLRTFLPAEILPQPDFSWEFDADQLQFPLKLRHRLAGDVFFPVGMAGSKKVAKFFKDEKIPIFAQRKMWLMCDGDDNILGVIPIRQDRRFAADHNAKNIISVHF
- a CDS encoding O-methyltransferase; translation: MSFFEENCQEMDRYLENHASAEPDILKRLRRETYQKTTQPHMISGYQQGRLLTIISKMLQPRNILEIGTFTGYATLCLAEGLATDGKITTLDINEELAYLPRKYFAESEFSQQIYFKLEDAKQYLVKTDEIFDLVFIDADKENYVEYFKLIEPKLKSGSVVMFDNVLWYGKVLEDSPKQKSTQKIKELNDLVAAHYDFENLILPLRDGVNLIRKK
- a CDS encoding 3-deoxy-D-manno-octulosonic-acid transferase produces the protein MKTIYNIFVSLLISAMRVGALFNYKLKKGLAGRRQSCDVVKSVFAPDDRVIWMHAASLGEYEQGLPVLEKLKEKFPDYKILITFFSPSGYDNVIHKKHIADAVCYLPFDTERWISDFTGNFKTEIFITVKYEFWYNLMASLKLQGAKIYVISALFYETQIFFKAYGSWFAGQLNKNVDWFFHQTLHSTALAKGIGLKNSSTAGDTRFDRVKKLQQRDNHVDFIDEFKQNSKTLVFGSSWESEERLAEIIVSKNRDVKIIIAPHDLKRVPNLRQIFPASILYSQLKSAEIVQHSNAQVLIIDCIGLLSKLYSYADIAIVGGGFHTKGLHNILEAAVFGIPVFFGNLYQKNPEADGLIAAQGAKCFEDEFFAAPYLLGLLVNDELRLQMGRNAAQYISSQPDATKTIVNKIISGIPGS
- a CDS encoding Glycosyl transferase, family 2, encoding MPQTIESVLNQSFTDFEWLISDDRSTDHSIEIIKSYADPRIILTVAEKNGGAGYARNLSLAKASGRYITFLDADDWWEPNFLEEMLTFMKSENTELVYSGYARCDGNLHPRIQDFKADKEVNFENLLKTCRLSLLSSIYDSQRVGIEFFPVGSKREDHVMWLNLLKKIRSGKPLPRTLAKYRMHSAGISRRKTNIIKDQYLVYKDYMKFSTLKSLYYTTIWAMNGFMKYSKVFN